One Sinorhizobium mexicanum genomic region harbors:
- a CDS encoding M20 aminoacylase family protein produces MTDLEMLERQMTEWRRDLHAHPEFGFEEKRTSAFVAAKLREFGLDVAEGVGGTGVVGTLKRGNGNRAIALRADMDALRIPEQGAVEYRSQNPGVMHACGHDGHTTMLLGAAKLLAEDGGFDGTVRFVFQPAEEWGKGALAMLDDGLMERFPFEEIYGLHNMPGLPVGHFETRAGAMMSAEDNFEIVLKGVGGHAARPHAGNEVLVAACALVTNLQTIVSRRLSPADIGVVSVTELITDGTRNALPGLAHILGDARSFRPEVSAEIEKQMRVIAEGTALTHNVSAEVTYTREFVPLLNDAALVEEAFAAARTVFETDHVGTAREPMTGSEDFARFLEHVPGCFVFLGNGRDSAPLHNPTYDFNDAGLIHGTRFHAAIVKRRLPEK; encoded by the coding sequence ATGACCGATCTTGAGATGCTCGAAAGGCAGATGACGGAATGGCGGCGCGATCTTCACGCCCATCCCGAATTTGGTTTCGAGGAAAAGCGGACCTCCGCCTTCGTCGCGGCGAAGCTGAGGGAGTTCGGGCTTGATGTTGCCGAAGGCGTCGGCGGCACTGGCGTCGTCGGTACGCTGAAACGCGGCAACGGCAACCGCGCCATTGCGCTTCGCGCCGACATGGACGCGCTGCGCATTCCGGAACAGGGCGCGGTCGAGTATCGCTCGCAAAACCCGGGCGTGATGCATGCCTGCGGCCACGACGGCCACACGACCATGCTGCTCGGCGCCGCAAAGCTGCTTGCCGAAGACGGCGGTTTCGATGGCACCGTGCGCTTCGTCTTCCAACCGGCGGAGGAATGGGGCAAGGGCGCGCTCGCCATGCTCGACGATGGCCTGATGGAGCGATTTCCCTTCGAGGAAATCTACGGGCTGCACAACATGCCGGGGCTTCCGGTCGGCCATTTCGAGACCCGTGCCGGCGCCATGATGTCGGCGGAAGACAATTTCGAAATCGTGCTCAAGGGCGTCGGCGGCCATGCCGCGCGTCCACACGCCGGCAACGAGGTGCTGGTCGCCGCCTGCGCCCTCGTCACCAACCTGCAGACGATCGTCTCGCGTCGTCTGAGCCCGGCCGATATCGGCGTCGTCTCGGTCACGGAGCTCATCACCGACGGCACCCGCAACGCGCTGCCAGGCCTTGCCCACATCCTTGGCGATGCGCGCAGCTTCCGCCCCGAGGTCAGTGCAGAGATCGAGAAGCAGATGCGCGTGATCGCGGAAGGTACGGCGCTGACTCACAACGTCTCCGCCGAGGTAACTTACACCCGCGAGTTCGTGCCCCTCCTCAACGATGCGGCTCTCGTCGAGGAAGCCTTCGCCGCCGCAAGGACCGTCTTCGAAACCGATCATGTCGGCACCGCCCGCGAACCGATGACGGGTTCCGAAGATTTCGCCCGCTTCCTTGAACACGTTCCCGGCTGCTTCGTCTTCCTCGGCAACGGCCGCGACTCCGCGCCGTTGCACAATCCGACCTACGATTTCAACGACGCCGGGCTCATTCACGGAACCCGTTTCCATGCCGCGATCGTCAAGCGGCGCCTGCCGGAGAAATAG